A genomic region of Mycobacterium sp. Aquia_213 contains the following coding sequences:
- the kdpA gene encoding potassium-transporting ATPase subunit KdpA, producing the protein MSTTAAGLIFLLLLVAALVAVHVPLGDYMYRVYAAEKDSSVERLIYRLIGVDSRSEQTWGAYARSVLAFSSISILFLFVFQLVQDKLPLHLHDPATKMTPALAWNTAVSFVTNTNWQAYSGESTQGHLVQMAGLAVQNFVSAAVGMAVAVALVRGFVRRRTGDLGNFWVDLVRGTLRILLPIAIIGAIVLVAGGAIQNFHLHDQVVNTLNGTQQTITGGPVASQEAIKELGTNGGGFYNANSAHPFENPNAWTNWLEIFLLLVISFSLPRTFGRMVGSKKQGYAIASVMASLALISVTFMLWFQLQHHGTVPTSVGTAMEGVEQRFGVADSAVFADATTLTSTGAVDSFHDSYTSLGGMITMFNMQLGEVAPGGTGSGLYGMLILAVITVFVAGLMVGRTPEYLGKKINPREIKLAASYFLVTPLIVLTGTAIAMALPGERAGMLNTGPHGLSEVLYAFTSAANNNGSAFAGITVNTDWYNTALGLAMVFGRFLPIVLVLALAGSLAKQGTTPESAGTLPTHRPQFVGMVAGVTLILVALTFLPMLALGPLAEGIH; encoded by the coding sequence GTGAGCACAACGGCAGCGGGACTGATCTTCCTCCTCCTTCTCGTCGCGGCACTGGTGGCGGTACATGTGCCGTTGGGCGACTACATGTATCGGGTGTACGCGGCCGAGAAGGATTCCTCCGTCGAGCGCCTGATCTACCGGCTGATCGGTGTCGATTCCCGCTCCGAGCAGACGTGGGGTGCCTACGCCCGAAGTGTGTTGGCGTTCTCGTCGATCAGCATTCTCTTTCTGTTCGTGTTCCAACTCGTGCAGGACAAGTTGCCGTTGCATCTGCACGATCCGGCCACCAAGATGACGCCGGCGCTGGCGTGGAACACCGCTGTCAGCTTCGTCACCAACACCAACTGGCAGGCTTACTCCGGCGAATCAACGCAGGGGCATCTGGTGCAGATGGCCGGGCTGGCGGTGCAGAACTTCGTCTCGGCGGCCGTCGGCATGGCAGTGGCAGTGGCGTTGGTGCGCGGATTCGTCCGCAGACGCACCGGGGATCTGGGGAACTTCTGGGTCGACCTGGTGCGCGGCACCCTGCGCATCCTGCTGCCGATCGCGATCATCGGCGCGATCGTGCTGGTCGCCGGAGGAGCGATCCAGAACTTCCACCTCCACGACCAGGTGGTGAACACCCTCAACGGCACCCAACAGACGATTACCGGCGGCCCGGTGGCCAGCCAGGAAGCCATCAAGGAGCTCGGCACCAACGGCGGCGGCTTCTACAACGCCAATTCCGCGCACCCGTTTGAGAACCCGAATGCGTGGACGAACTGGCTGGAAATCTTCCTGCTACTGGTGATCAGCTTCTCGCTGCCGCGCACGTTTGGGCGCATGGTGGGCAGCAAGAAGCAGGGCTATGCGATCGCCTCGGTGATGGCCTCGCTGGCTCTCATCAGCGTGACGTTCATGCTGTGGTTCCAGTTGCAGCATCATGGCACCGTGCCGACCTCCGTCGGAACCGCTATGGAGGGAGTCGAGCAGCGGTTCGGCGTCGCCGATTCGGCGGTGTTCGCCGACGCGACGACGCTCACCTCGACTGGCGCGGTCGACTCGTTCCACGACTCCTACACCAGCCTCGGCGGCATGATCACGATGTTCAACATGCAGCTCGGTGAGGTCGCCCCCGGCGGCACCGGATCTGGCCTGTACGGCATGTTGATCCTGGCCGTGATCACAGTCTTCGTCGCGGGCCTGATGGTCGGGCGCACTCCTGAATACCTCGGGAAGAAGATAAACCCGCGCGAAATCAAGTTGGCCGCAAGCTATTTCCTCGTCACACCGCTGATCGTGCTGACTGGAACCGCGATTGCGATGGCATTGCCGGGCGAACGCGCAGGCATGCTGAACACCGGCCCGCATGGGCTGTCAGAGGTCCTGTACGCCTTCACTTCCGCCGCCAACAACAACGGGTCGGCATTCGCCGGAATCACCGTCAATACCGACTGGTACAACACCGCCCTGGGGCTGGCCATGGTGTTCGGCAGGTTCCTGCCCATCGTGCTGGTGCTCGCGCTGGCCGGCTCGCTGGCCAAGCAGGGCACTACGCCGGAATCGGCAGGCACCCTGCCCACCCACCGGCCACAGTTCGTCGGAATGGTCGCCGGCGTCACGCTGATTCTCGTTGCCCTCACCTTCCTGCCCATGCTCGCGCTCGGGCCTCTCGCTGAAGGAATCCACTGA
- a CDS encoding potassium-transporting ATPase subunit F encodes MSYENIIGLVLSIVLALFLGCALLFPERF; translated from the coding sequence GTGAGCTACGAAAACATAATCGGCTTGGTACTTTCCATCGTTCTCGCCCTGTTTCTGGGGTGCGCCCTGTTGTTCCCGGAGAGGTTCTAG
- a CDS encoding DUF2254 domain-containing protein: MSCIKPDVRLPHGARFGPNSIHTRVAQTFTELFRTVDPAALEFAFIGAGQLDNRRGSERCAVRSPAAARDVMPSPRLVWPEWRREELRTNLWLVPAMVILGAIGLFGLTLWLDRTAYQGEFRPPGWVISGTADAARQILTSIAASVITVVGIVFSITIVTLTLASTQFGPRMLRNFIRDRGTQLTLGAFVATFVYCIVTLVSIGLGDRGEFVPHISITTAFGLVLIDVMVLIYFIHHIATQIQLPQVIAGIAKDLARAVAIQSEDQPKFATRNPAEGPSLDELLGRIETAGSVIPTPKSGYLQFIRHQTLVRVAAQADAVIRLPYRPGHFLVEGRELASVWPASAAEQVADYLARAQATGPHRTLTQDVAFGVDQLVEIAIRALSPAVNDTFTALTCIDWLGDCLCKIAPIWAPTQVHRDRRGVIRVISDQVSYERLVQRSFEKIRQAGRGMPAVLIRQLDALTTIMEQTIDPQRAEVLMDQAAMIQRVNVESVPEQSDRADVERRYVALLGIHEKLCRDS; encoded by the coding sequence GTGTCGTGCATAAAGCCAGATGTACGCCTTCCGCACGGAGCGCGCTTTGGTCCAAACAGCATCCATACGCGCGTTGCGCAGACATTTACGGAACTTTTTCGAACAGTCGACCCGGCGGCGCTGGAATTTGCGTTTATCGGGGCTGGTCAGTTAGATAACCGCCGTGGGAGTGAACGCTGCGCTGTGCGTTCGCCAGCGGCTGCGCGTGATGTGATGCCGAGCCCGCGTCTGGTGTGGCCAGAGTGGCGGCGAGAAGAGCTGCGGACCAATTTGTGGTTGGTCCCGGCGATGGTGATACTCGGAGCGATCGGCCTTTTCGGGCTGACGCTGTGGTTGGACCGGACCGCTTACCAGGGTGAATTCCGGCCTCCGGGTTGGGTAATCAGCGGGACGGCCGATGCCGCGCGTCAGATTTTGACCTCTATTGCCGCGTCGGTGATCACCGTCGTCGGCATCGTCTTTTCAATCACAATCGTGACCTTGACGCTCGCGTCGACGCAGTTCGGTCCGCGGATGCTGCGAAACTTCATCCGCGACCGCGGCACCCAGCTCACGCTGGGAGCGTTCGTGGCAACGTTCGTTTATTGCATCGTGACGCTGGTGTCGATCGGACTCGGAGATCGCGGCGAATTCGTGCCCCACATCTCGATCACAACTGCTTTCGGCCTGGTTCTCATCGATGTCATGGTTCTGATCTACTTCATTCACCACATCGCCACCCAGATCCAGCTGCCGCAGGTAATCGCCGGTATCGCCAAAGATCTCGCGCGTGCGGTGGCGATACAGAGTGAGGACCAACCGAAATTCGCGACGCGAAATCCTGCGGAAGGCCCTTCGCTCGATGAACTGCTCGGCAGGATTGAAACCGCCGGCAGCGTCATACCCACGCCCAAGAGCGGCTATCTGCAATTCATCCGGCATCAGACGCTGGTCCGCGTCGCCGCCCAAGCCGACGCGGTGATCCGGCTCCCATATCGCCCGGGACATTTCCTGGTTGAAGGCCGTGAGCTGGCCAGCGTGTGGCCTGCGAGCGCCGCCGAGCAAGTGGCCGACTATCTGGCGCGGGCCCAGGCAACCGGGCCGCATCGCACGCTGACCCAGGACGTCGCCTTCGGCGTCGATCAGCTCGTCGAGATCGCGATCCGCGCACTATCGCCGGCCGTCAACGACACCTTCACCGCACTGACGTGCATCGACTGGCTCGGCGACTGTTTGTGCAAGATCGCACCGATTTGGGCGCCGACCCAAGTTCATCGCGACCGCCGCGGAGTCATTCGTGTCATCTCCGATCAAGTGAGCTACGAGCGGCTGGTGCAACGATCGTTCGAGAAGATCCGGCAGGCCGGCCGCGGCATGCCAGCGGTGCTGATCCGCCAACTCGATGCGTTAACGACAATCATGGAACAAACGATCGACCCGCAACGTGCCGAAGTCCTAATGGATCAAGCAGCCATGATCCAGCGTGTGAACGTGGAATCGGTTCCCGAACAGTCTGACCGCGCCGACGTCGAACGCCGTTACGTCGCATTGCTGGGCATTCACGAAAAGCTCTGTCGCGATTCGTGA
- the kdpB gene encoding potassium-transporting ATPase subunit KdpB, with product MTVITPDSAAETQAATPVSTKRVQGGLLDPKMLWKSTPDALRKLDPRTLWRNPVMFIVEIGAAWSTVLAIVSPTWFAWLTVIWLWLTVLFANLAEAVAEGRGKAQAETLRKAKSDTVARRLRNWQAGTPGVEEEVAAPLLQQGDVVVVEAGQVIPGDGDVVEGIASVDESAITGESAPVIRESGGDRSAVTGGTTVLSDRIVVKITQKPGESFIDRMIALVEGANRQKTPNEIALNILLAALTIIFVFAVATLQPLAIYSKMNNPGVPNTEALNTNGVTGIVMVALLVCLIPTTIGALLSAIGIAGMDRLVQRNVLAMSGRAVEAAGDVNTLLLDKTGTITLGNRQAAAFIPVDGVTNEQLADAAQLSSLADETPEGRSVVVFAKQHFGLRARTPGELAHAHWVEFSATTRMSGVDLDGHLLRKGAANSVAEWVRGNGGEVSHQLGEIVDGISASGGTPLVVGEIRDGEAAVLGVIHLKDVVKQGMRERFDEMRKMGIRTVMITGDNPLTAKAIADEAGVDDFLAEATPEDKLALIKREQAGGKLVAMTGDGTNDAPALAQADVGVAMNTGTSAAKEAGNMVDLDSDPTKLIEIVEIGKQLLITRGALTTFSIANDIAKYFAIIPAMFVALFPGLDLINVMRLHSPQSAILSAVIFNAVVIVALIPLSLRGVRYTPSSASKLLSRNLYIYGLGGIVAPFIGIKLIDLIIQFVPGMS from the coding sequence ATGACCGTGATCACCCCCGATTCGGCTGCCGAAACGCAGGCCGCGACCCCCGTCAGTACGAAACGGGTGCAGGGCGGCTTGCTCGACCCGAAGATGCTGTGGAAGTCAACGCCGGATGCGTTGCGCAAACTCGACCCGCGCACACTGTGGCGCAACCCGGTGATGTTCATCGTCGAAATCGGCGCAGCCTGGAGCACCGTGCTGGCGATCGTCAGCCCGACCTGGTTCGCGTGGTTGACCGTGATCTGGCTCTGGCTGACCGTGCTGTTCGCCAATCTCGCGGAAGCGGTGGCCGAGGGCCGCGGCAAGGCGCAGGCCGAAACGCTGCGCAAGGCCAAGAGCGACACGGTGGCCCGGCGGCTCAGGAATTGGCAAGCCGGCACTCCGGGTGTCGAGGAAGAAGTGGCCGCACCGCTGCTGCAGCAAGGCGACGTTGTCGTCGTGGAGGCCGGGCAGGTGATACCCGGTGACGGCGATGTGGTGGAAGGCATTGCGTCGGTGGATGAATCGGCGATCACCGGCGAGTCGGCGCCCGTCATTCGCGAATCCGGCGGCGACCGCTCGGCGGTCACCGGCGGCACCACCGTGCTGAGCGACCGGATCGTCGTGAAAATCACCCAAAAACCCGGGGAAAGCTTCATCGACCGGATGATCGCGCTCGTCGAGGGCGCCAACCGGCAGAAGACCCCCAACGAGATCGCACTGAACATCCTGCTGGCCGCGTTGACAATCATCTTCGTCTTTGCCGTCGCGACCCTGCAGCCGCTGGCGATCTACTCCAAGATGAACAACCCGGGTGTGCCAAACACCGAGGCGCTCAACACAAACGGCGTCACCGGAATCGTGATGGTGGCACTGCTGGTCTGCCTGATCCCGACCACGATCGGCGCACTGCTGTCCGCGATCGGCATCGCCGGCATGGACCGGCTCGTGCAACGCAACGTGCTGGCGATGTCCGGGCGTGCGGTGGAAGCCGCCGGCGACGTGAACACACTGCTGCTCGACAAGACGGGCACCATCACGCTGGGTAACCGGCAAGCTGCCGCCTTCATCCCCGTCGACGGCGTCACCAATGAGCAGCTGGCCGATGCCGCGCAGCTGTCCAGCCTGGCCGACGAGACGCCGGAAGGCCGTTCGGTCGTCGTGTTCGCCAAACAGCACTTCGGGCTGCGCGCACGCACACCCGGCGAGCTCGCACATGCCCACTGGGTTGAATTCTCCGCCACGACAAGGATGTCCGGCGTCGACCTGGACGGTCATCTGCTCCGCAAGGGCGCGGCCAATTCGGTCGCGGAATGGGTACGCGGCAACGGCGGTGAGGTATCACACCAACTCGGCGAGATCGTCGACGGTATCTCGGCCAGCGGCGGCACCCCGCTGGTCGTCGGGGAAATCCGCGACGGCGAGGCGGCCGTGCTGGGAGTAATCCACCTCAAGGACGTCGTCAAGCAAGGGATGCGTGAGCGCTTCGACGAGATGCGCAAGATGGGTATCCGGACGGTGATGATCACCGGCGATAACCCATTGACCGCCAAAGCAATTGCCGACGAGGCCGGGGTCGACGACTTCCTCGCCGAGGCGACGCCCGAGGACAAACTCGCGCTGATCAAGCGCGAACAAGCGGGCGGCAAACTGGTCGCGATGACCGGTGACGGCACCAATGACGCGCCGGCTCTGGCTCAGGCCGATGTGGGCGTGGCGATGAACACCGGCACCTCGGCCGCCAAAGAGGCCGGCAACATGGTCGATCTCGACTCCGACCCCACCAAGCTCATCGAGATCGTCGAGATCGGTAAGCAGTTGCTGATCACCCGCGGAGCGCTGACCACCTTTTCGATCGCCAACGACATCGCGAAGTACTTCGCGATCATTCCGGCAATGTTCGTGGCACTGTTCCCCGGGCTGGATCTGATCAACGTGATGCGGTTGCACAGCCCACAGTCGGCGATCCTGTCCGCGGTGATTTTCAACGCGGTCGTCATCGTCGCCCTGATCCCGTTGTCGCTGCGGGGTGTGCGCTACACGCCGAGCAGTGCGTCAAAACTGTTGAGCCGCAACCTATATATCTACGGGCTTGGCGGCATCGTCGCCCCATTCATCGGGATCAAGCTCATCGACTTGATCATCCAATTCGTCCCAGGGATGTCCTGA